A stretch of DNA from Pagrus major chromosome 22, Pma_NU_1.0:
TGGACCCTTTGACAGAAACTGTATCCTTCAGCTATCAATGTCAGCTaatctgtcatttattttcatgcCATGAATTAGTTTTATAAATCTCACATGTCTCTGTCTTTGGGTCTGGCATATTTCAGCTTGACAACACTTAATTTAAACTCAGTTTAGTAGGTGCATCTGATAGTCTGTAATTGGTGCTGCGGTTGAACTttatttaatgctgctgtttctAATATTAGTGTGTTTCATATCTAacagcagtctgtagttttctttgacctttgacctccagtaTGGGATCCCATTTTACCTTCAGTACCTGGCTCACTGGCCGGAGTACTTCATCGTTGCTGAGGCTCCTGGTGGTGAACTGATGGGCTACAGTAAGTTCTTCTGCTTTGtcagatttaaatattttattgtttaatatgGTTGAGATTGTCTTTTACAAGAAAATTTCCCtttcatacatttacataacagctgtttcttttctccctcacaatacaaaaatatacttgaacagtttttattttcaatttggtGCACATTAATCTGAAAAGTCCTCTGGTGCATTTACTGTAGTTGTTGGTGGGAAGCACGGAtgtttgtaaaagaaaataaatgtccaTATCTGTCCTCATACTGTCAAGACTATCAAGACTGATATATCAAGGCAAAGAAGGTCAGGCAGATCAACGGACcgaaaatatatttatataaaagtttccaaaaaagggagaaaatatcatttaaaatggagaattgtttttttttttaaatgtttaaagacTAAACATCCTATCTACACTAAATTTTGTGTAATTGAGTTTTGGattgaaacacaataaaatcaagATCCCATAAATATGAGATTGTAACACTGAATTAATACAGTAACAAAAGCAAAATTGAGTAGTGTAGACTCTTAAATGAGTCacactgtccctctgtgatgataacaataataataatggcacTTTTCGACACAgggttacaaagtgctttacagaacaAGTAAAAAACAGTACACACAGTcaatataaaaacaagaaagcatAAAATAGCTCAACAACAGtcaagataaaaacacaacatgaataaaaacagagcaTATATAGCAGTAATACAAGCAGGATAGAGGGAACATGCCAGGAAGAAACCAAGTATCCTCATGAAATAACcttcatgtgtgtttgggaAAACGAGCAGGTAAAAAACTGAAATTTCCCTACAACGCTTCATTTGTTTCATGTGGCCATGGTCACATGGTAGGGCGCACAAACAGAACATGCAACAATAACAAATCAATAGCGCACAGCTTAAGTTAAAATACACAGATATTAACTAAACAAAGGAAggacaaattattcaaaaagcacctaatttataaataaatgagagagctgacaaagagacaaaagttTGGAaatatttctgtctctttgtcaccACCTGCTGGTCAGTTGATATGATGACACATTAATCATAATGTCTCAGCGTAAACACGCCCTGGTGCGTCTTCATAGCAATTACTATTTCATTCAAGTATAAAACATTTGCCATGTGTGAAGCTGTTTCATGGAGGACAGTTTGACACAGTAGAAAAAGTCTAGGTAGTCTTAACTTTAAACAAAGATTTCCAGACTCAGAAAGCCTTTATCATCTCATCTAAATTGTTACAAATacaatgtgtgcatgtgtcgaTGAAACACCAGATTATGCTGAAAATTAAGGATTATATTAAAATTTAAGCATATTGCTGGCcctaaaaacaaaaccattgAAATTCAGCATTTTCACCCTGGCCCTTGAACAGATGGTTCTGTTCTTCAAATTGATCATCAAACACTGCATGTTGCATATGAAATgctctttaattaatttacattacagCCACATATTATCGTTCATCACCACTTTGCTGAGTTTTGGTGTAGTAAATGTAACTCTCTGTGAAGCTCGTGTGAGTCTCTGATCTCACGGTTGACTCTGTTTTTCAGTCATGGGGAAGGCGGAGGGATCTGTGGCTCGGGAGGAGTGGCACGGTCACGTCACAGCTCTGTCTGTCGCCCCGGAATTCAGACGACTCGGCCTCGCCGCCAAACTTATGGAGATGCTGGAGGAAATCTCAGAGAGGTTTGTAACATCACAACACATATTGGACTGTAACATCTGCAGCACAGGCATGACAATTATTTAGAAATTAGATAAGTGTAATGTTAGTGTCACAGGAGCCTGTTCCAATTAAAATTTCAaggtttaaatatgcaaatactGTAATAAAAATTGTATAAATAAAGCAGAATCTGCATTAACGtctggctgtttgtttgtgctgacatgtggttAACAAAAATGTGTCAGGTCCCTAAAATTTAAGTATTTCTTTTAGGTAATGGTTTTTCATAGGTTGTTTGTAGCTTAAAATTTGTtagttttgatgtttttattctgaaaatcaTCTCCAGACTCGAGAGCAACAGATGGCGTTGTTGACTGGCTCAGTGAACAGCTGATGACTGAAGTTATCGCCTCATAAAAACGTGTTACTGTGACCTTTATTGTCATCTTGTAGGAAGGGCGGATTCTTCGTTGATCTCTTCGTGCGAGTCTCCAACCAGGTGGCGGTGAACATGTACAAACGTCTCGGCTACAGCGTCTACAGGACGGTGATCGAGTATTACTCAGCCAGCAACGGAGAACCTGATGAAGACGCTTACGGTGAGAGCAGCTCTCAAAACAGAAACCAGATATTGGAGGCAAAAATACAGGATTTTTAATATATTCAGGTTTTGTGTCATGGGTTGATTATTCAGCAAATCAAATTTGCTCCTCTAAGAAAAACCTAAAGGGGCCATTCAGGCGTGTTTAAGTGTTGTAGTTTTTAATGAAGCATCAGTTTTTAGGCTATTTTCCAACCTTttagtgagttttatttttgtcaaatgaCCTTTGAGTGTTAATGTAGCAAAAAGTAAAGATAGTTTTGACAATGGGTCTGCCgctgtggtgtgttcaggtgcgGGTGTGAGGCTCTGAAACTTGATTGTTCTTCCAAACATCCCAAACTTGGCTGTCATTGACTGTAGTTTTCATAGTAAGCCaagacagaacagaaccagCAGATATTATACGATATTACCTATGAAAACTACAAACTGTCCCAAAAGAGGGATGCTGCCTGTCTAGCAGTGGGTAGGTAGCCGGGCAATGGATATAAGTTAATGGAGAATATATCATAAGCATGCAATTTTGTGGTATTTGTTAGCCAGCAAGCTAGctagatgtaaaaaaaaaaatttaaaaaaaagtagtgtTGATGTAGTCTGTGATCCCCCTGTATTAGTTTGTTGCATAAAGTACAGCAAGTAAAAAGTGGCGTttaaatattcagcatttaAAGGGCCAGTCCACGCAAATTGCGAGACATTTTTCCGACTAACCTTTGGTAGGATCAATCTTGCAGATAGTTTGGTTTTATTAGCAGAGGTTATAAGTTGTCAGTCTGAGCTTTCTGCTGACCTGATACAGTGGAGGCTCATGGAATTGATACCATAAGCTACCAACACTTTCCTTAAGAACTGGTATTGAAGAAAGTCTCTGTAAAAGCTCTTCTGTGGGTTTTAACAGGGACATTTTCTGCAAAGACAAGCAGCTTTTgaggtttatttttaattttaccttTGAGAAGTTTCAGAAAAcctgacaaataaaacagaatctACCTGCATGGACAGGTATTACTGGAGCTAAACTAAtctttactgtatttttgaTGAACTGACCCCTTATGACTTTCAATTACCAAACTAACTCTGGATGTGTATCATAAGCAAACTGTGCTGCACATTTATTTGTCTTAGtaacacaaagcagcagagggCGCTGTTGCTCCACACAAACTGAATTCAGACTGGGGTTGCAgtcaaataatcaataaatgtaattctttgcctcttctccctccttgACCTCGATGTAATGCATCATAAGTTCAAGGAAAGATGTGaagaattaataaaaacaactgcagtGCTCAGACAATTTGACTGCATTTACAGTAGGATTGCAAGGAATAGAGAATTCAAACAGCTGTTGTGGTCATTTCACTCAGTTAAGAACTGTGACGAGCAAAAGAAACTTCAGCTTAGTTTTTAAGAACTGACAGTTTGTCTTGTGTCCTTGTTGCAGATATGAGGAAAGCTCTgtccagagacacagagaagaagtcGATCATCCCGCTGCCACATCCTGTCAGACCAGAAGACATTGAATAACAGTAGACTGTGGCTCTCTGCATCCTCATAATCATGTTACATTGTACATAAACTGTCACCATTTCTCCCTGCTTTTTCGTCTGAGAGCCACTGATTGTACAAATTTTACTTCCATTAACAGTCGAATTCAGTTTCATTTCCTGTAAATTTTCAATCAACATTTAATTGAGAAACAAGACAACAGGCGAGTTTGACTTGATGTTTGTATaatgcacaaacaaaaacatggtaATACAATAAAGACTGTTCGCTCATGAgctcattttgttgtttgtggtaTAAAACAGATCAGTAGAAAAATCAGTCCAGGATGAACGTCGCTCCTCTCGGGGAAACTCTTCTAAACATGAGTTTAATCTTTATCATCTTCATCGCCGTTCTCGCTccgtttctcctctttctcttcgCTCCGgctctgcttctcctctttctctccatcttcatcatcactgtcactctcgctgctggtgctgctgacGTCATCGTCTCGATCATCGTATGTCGCCTCCTGTTCTGTTTCGGTCGCAGTGTTTCTGTCGGAGCCGTTTTccggaggagctgcaggctcgTCAGAGGGCGATGTCGTTTCATCCCCTGGAGAGGTTTCTAGATCCTCCTCTGTCGTTTCTACTATCTGCTGCCTCTTCCACATCTTCGCCATGGCCAGCAGTTTGAGGTTAGGCTGGTTGGCTGCGTCTTCTGGGAAGATGTAGTCGTAGTACTCCTCCCAACCTGCGTCCGACTGAGAAAACGAGGAGAACACATTAATACCTGGGATTGGCTGCAACTAAGgattattctgattatttatTCCTCtatgacttttttatttaattactcAATGTGTCCAACTAGTAAAGAACAGTCCAGTATACAAggatataaaacacagaaaagtgaCAAATGCTCATATTTGAGAagcagaaaaagttttttttctttgctaaaTAGCTTAATATTGAACTGACTGATCAAGCTCGAGTTCAGTTTAATATTAAGtaaattcaaaaacatttagtGCTGTTTTCTAAAATCAAATATGCTTAATTGGCATGGCATTATAGAATAGTGCCAAAATATTCTAGAGTcaagattcatttattttatcacttCACAGGGTTGTGAAACTAGATGAATTTGCTGCTCCGATAATAAATTAACTATTTTTTATAttggagtgtggaggatgagttAACGAgtctcagcctgaggaaagaagaagCTTCCAAAATCTAATTATTCCCCCATCAGATCAATCCAAGATTTATATTCACACATTCCATCTTGGGAAAACCTTTGTCTTTTGAATAAGGAAATCTTTTGTAAATCTTCTAAGTTCATGATCACTTAAGAGACTGTTTGGTGCAGTAAAGTCATGAGTAGattcatttctattttatttatttgaccttTGTGCCGTCCTGTTCTCACACTGCAATTAAACCCCTGGCATAGTAAAGCAAATACTCTGAGATGTATCTCTGAGATgcatctttatatttatatttatcgTTTTCCAAGTTATTTAAATTAACAGACAacatttaaatgagaaaataaatgggCAAGCTTCAGACTAACACAACCTAAAGAGTCTTGAAGAAATCCACATTTTGCCCTGAAGAACTACTTATTTATCAAAAAACTGTTAATCAGTTTATACATAACAGGACTGATGGAAACTTAGTTTTCTACGCTGTACATGTTTAAAAGCTAAAAAGtctaagatttaaaaaaatgactggaaAAGAACAAGACCTCCACTGTAAAGGACTTTCTGCTGCCTGCTATCTTCAATTTTACATCATAATGCTGTGCTATAAACCAGTTCTTCTGTTGAGCTCTTACCCCGTCCTCCGCAGTcagcttcctcctcttcttcaccttctCCGGCAGCAGCTTCCTCACTCTGTCCCTCGTGCTGTCGGATCCGAACTCCTTCTCGAAGTCGCTCCAGGACTCGAGCAGCATCAGgcgctcctccttctcctcgcAGTTCCTCAGGCTCTTGTTGGCCTCCTCG
This window harbors:
- the naa20 gene encoding N-alpha-acetyltransferase 20 — translated: MTTLRPFTCDDLFKFNNINLDPLTETYGIPFYLQYLAHWPEYFIVAEAPGGELMGYIMGKAEGSVAREEWHGHVTALSVAPEFRRLGLAAKLMEMLEEISERKGGFFVDLFVRVSNQVAVNMYKRLGYSVYRTVIEYYSASNGEPDEDAYDMRKALSRDTEKKSIIPLPHPVRPEDIE